In one Trichosurus vulpecula isolate mTriVul1 chromosome 8, mTriVul1.pri, whole genome shotgun sequence genomic region, the following are encoded:
- the ZNF503 gene encoding zinc finger protein 503, translated as MSTAPSLSALRSSKHSGGGGGGGGGGGSGGGGGADPAWTSALSGNISGPGPGPGSSSAGNTKPFLHAVPPSDPLRQANRLPIKVLKMLTARTGHILHPEYLQPLPSTPVSPIELDAKKSPLALLAQTCSQIGKPDPSPSSKLSSVASNGGGAGGGGGGGAGSDKDTKSGPLKLSDIGVEDKSSFKPYSKPGADKKEPGGGGGGGGGGGGGGGGGGSGGVSAEKSGFRVPSATCQPFTPRTGSPSSSASACSPGGMLPSSGGGPEGKDDKKDPEGASGSGKGSAGSSGDGGPGGLAHGRISCGGINVDVNQHSDGGPGSKSLGSDCGSSGSSSGSGSAPTSSSVLGSGLVAPVSPYKPGQTVFPLPPAGMTYPGSLAGAYAGYPPQFLPHGVALDPTKPGSLVGAQLAAAAAGSLGCSKPAGSSPLAGASPPSVMTASLCRDPYCLSYHCASHLAGAAAASASCAHDPAAAAAALKSGYPLVYPTHPLHGVHSSLTAAAAAGATPPSLAGHPLYPYGFMLPNDPLPHICNWVSANGPCDKRFATSEELLSHLRTHTAFPGTDKLLSGYPSSSSLASAAAAAMACHMHIPTSGAPGSPGTLALRSPHHALGLSSRYHPYSKSPLPTPGAPVPVPAATGPYYSPYALYGQRLTTASALGYQ; from the exons ATGAGCACAGCGCCCTCGCTTTCTGCCCTGAGAAGTAGTAAGcacagcggcggcggcggcggcggaggcggcggcggcggcagcggtggcggcggcggcgcggACCCCGCCTGGACCAGCGCGCTCTCTGGAAATATCTctggccccggccccggccccggctcGTCCTCGGCCGGTAACACCAAACCTTTCCTTCACGCCGTGCCCCCCTCGGACCCTCTACGCCAGGCGAATCGCCTGCCTATCAAGGTGCTAAAGATGTTGACGGCGCGGACGGGGCACATTTTACACCCAGAGTACCTGCAGCCTCTGCCCTCCACTCCTGTCAGTCCCATCGAG CTCGATGCAAAGAAGAGCCCACTGGCGCTGTTGGCCCAGACGTGCTCCCAGATCGGAAAGCCTGATCCGTCGCCCTCCTCCAAATTGTCCTCGGTGGCCTCCAACGGGGGCGGTGCCGGGGGTGGCGGCGGCGGTGGTGCCGGGAGCGACAAGGACACCAAATCGGGGCCCCTAAAACTAAGCGACATTGGGGTCGAGGACAAGTCGAGCTTTAAGCCCTACTCCAAACCTGGAGCGGATAAGAAGGAGccgggaggcggcggcggcggcggcggtggaggcgggggcgggggcggcggcggcggcagcggcggggTCTCGGCAGAGAAGTCAGGATTCCGAGTACCGAGCGCCACCTGCCAGCCATTCACGCCCAGGACAGGCAGCCCGAGCTCCAGCGCCTCTGCCTGTTCGCCTGGAGGGATGCTACCCTCTTCGGGAGGGGGCCCGGAGGGCAAGGACGACAAGAAGGACCCTGAAGGCGCCAGTGGCAGTGGCAAAGGGTCTGCTGGCTCCTCAGGCGACGGAGGCCCAGGAGGGCTGGCTCACGGCCGGATTAGCTGTGGGGGGATTAACGTGGACGTAAACCAACACTCCGACGGGGGTCCCGGGAGCAAGTCACTGGGCTCAGACTGCGGCAGCTCTGGCTCCAGTTCAGGTTCCGGCAGTGCCCCGACCTCCTCCTCGGTTCTGGGTTCCGGGCTGGTGGCCCCAGTATCCCCTTATAAGCCGGGCCAGACggtcttccccctgccccccgcGGGCATGACTTATCCTGGCAGTTTAGCCGGGGCCTACGCCGGCTACCCTCCCCAGTTCCTACCACATGGGGTGGCCCTGGATCCCACCAAGCCAGGGAGCCTAGTGGGAGCGCAGCTggccgctgctgctgctggctcCCTGGGATGCAGCAAACCAGCTGGCTCTAGCCCCTTGGCAGGGGCGTCTCCTCCTTCCGTGATGACTGCGAGTTTGTGCCGGGACCCCTACTGCCTCAGCTACCACTGCGCCAGCCATCTCGCCGGGGCAGCCGCAGCTAGTGCCTCCTGCGCCCACGACCCCGCAGCCGCTGCCGCAGCTCTCAAGTCCGGATACCCTTTGGTGTACCCCACGCACCCTCTCCACGGTGTCCACTCGTCGCTGACTGCCGCTGCCGCGGCGGGGGCCACTCCGCCCTCGTTGGCCGGCCATCCTCTTTACCCTTATGGCTTCATGCTCCCTAACGACCCGCTGCCCCACATCTGCAATTGGGTGTCGGCAAATGGGCCCTGCGACAAACGGTTCGCCACGTCGGAGGAGCTGCTGAGTCACTTGCGGACGCACACGGCCTTCCCCGGGACGGACAAACTGCTGTCCGGCTACCCCAGCTCCTCCTCCCTGGCCAGCGCAGCCGCTGCAGCAATGGCTTGCCATATGCACATTCCCACCTCGGGAGCTCCGGGAAGCCCCGGGACCCTGGCCCTGCGCAGCCCCCACCACGCGCTGG